AACGCCACATACTTCCCCCATAAGCTTTAATAGTTCTTCTCCTCTTCCATGCTCGCCTCTTGTTTTAACTAATTGGATGCCTTCAAAGACAGTGTTCTTTGTTAATACCTCTACATTTTGGAACCCGTTATTTTGTACTTCCTTTGCATCTTCTTCATTTTGAACGAACATTTTAATTTCTTTTGGTAATAGTCTTTGCGCTGCCTCGTCAAAATGGTCTAAATGTAAGTGAGTCACAATGACTGCATCAACTTCACTAATAATATCGTCAACAGAGGTTGGTAAACTCACTGAAGGATTGTTTTGATCTTGCCTAATCGTACCAGGGAAAGATGGGTACGTACCTTTCTCTGCTAACATAGGATCAATTAAAAACTTTTTATTTGCATATTCTACAACTATCGTTGCATTTCGAATTTGTGTAATCTTCATTTTTACAACTCCCTTTCTTTTCATGTGTTCCCTAACAGTGTTAAGTGTATAATATGAGCAGCATTCAAATACACAGATAAAATATAGTATTTTAGGCGTTTGACTTTATTTTTGAAAGGAGTTGACGTTCAGATGGATCAAACAGATAAGCGAATTATAGAGGAGTTATGTAGCAATAGCCGGATTACGATGAAAGAATTAGGGGAGAGAGTTCACTTAACAGGACCAGCAGCCGCAGCTAGAGTGGAGAAATTAGAGGACAATGGGGTTATTGAGGGTTATAGCATTAAAGTAAATCAAGCGAAATTAGGGTGCTTTACGTATGCCTTTATCAATATCTATATAGAAGGTACACATCATCAACCATATCTCTCATTTATCCAAACAAAGGAGGGGTATGTCATCAATAATTATAAAATCAGTGGAGATAGCTGTTATCTTTTGGAGTGCAGGTTTCCAAGTAATGAAGCGTTAAATCAATTTTTATTAGAGTTAAACAAGTATGCAAACTATAAATTATCGATCGTTATAAGTAAATAGGGCCTGAATAAAAATGGCTATTTGTGAATAGTCACATTTAAACTATAGGGGCTTGAATAGAACAACGAAGGTAGCTGGGGCACCTCTTTTTCTTATTCACAAGTTAGTTTGTGAAAGACTGTACTTAAACTAACGGGTGCGTTAGTTCAACAAGCTAAAGGCAGCAATCATAATTATTAACTTGATCTTCCGTAAACGGGCGCATTTCTGAAGT
Above is a window of Pseudalkalibacillus hwajinpoensis DNA encoding:
- a CDS encoding MBL fold metallo-hydrolase, which codes for MKITQIRNATIVVEYANKKFLIDPMLAEKGTYPSFPGTIRQDQNNPSVSLPTSVDDIISEVDAVIVTHLHLDHFDEAAQRLLPKEIKMFVQNEEDAKEVQNNGFQNVEVLTKNTVFEGIQLVKTRGEHGRGEELLKLMGEVCGVVFKHPSEKTLYVAGDTVWYEGVQEELDTHKPDIIVVNGGDNQLIEYGSLIMGKEDIYEVHKATPNAKVISVHMEAVNHWTLSREELKNFSKEKGFSSNILAPEDGESYTF
- a CDS encoding Lrp/AsnC family transcriptional regulator: MDQTDKRIIEELCSNSRITMKELGERVHLTGPAAAARVEKLEDNGVIEGYSIKVNQAKLGCFTYAFINIYIEGTHHQPYLSFIQTKEGYVINNYKISGDSCYLLECRFPSNEALNQFLLELNKYANYKLSIVISK